Within the Halarcobacter mediterraneus genome, the region TTGATCTACATATGCCACTTCATCTTGGGCATCTACATTTAGTAAGTTTCTTCTTTCAACATCTTGAGCTTCTCTTGTTAATTCATTGTATGAAGTTGCAGAGTAAATATCTGTAGCAATTCCATATTCATCAGCTAAAATATCAGCTGCTGCTAATACTTGTTGGAAGATTGAACCAGAACCTAATAATTTAACTTTATAATCATTTTTAGCTTCTACAGTTTTTAATTTATAGATACCTTTTAAGATACCTTCTTCAACACCTTCTGGCATAGCAGGTTGTTTATAGTTTTCATTTAATGTTGTAAGATAATAAAATATATTTTCTTGGTTTTCACCATACATTCTTTCAATACCTTTTTGAACAATAACTGCTAACTCATATCCAAATGTTGGGTCATAAGTTACACAATTTGGTACTGTATTAGCAATAATATGAGAATGTCCATCTTCATGTTGTAAACCTTCACCATTTAATGTAGTTCTACCTGATGTTCCACCAACTAAGAAACCTCTTGCCATTTGGTCACCAGCTGCCCAAGTGATATCACCTGTTCTTTGGAACCCAAACATTGAATAGAAGATATAAAATGGAATCATTGGACAATCATTAATTGAGTATGAAGTTGCTGCTGCAATCCAAGAACCCATAGCTCCAAGCTCATTAATACCTTCTTGAAGTACTTGACCTTTTTTATCTTCTTTATAATATGCAACTTGATCTCTATCTTGAGGAATATATCTTTGCCCTTCAGAAGAATAAATACCTAATTGTCTAAACATACCTTCCATACCAAAAGTTCTTGCTTCATCAGGAACAATAGGAACAATTCTTTTTCCAATTTTTTTATCTTTAACTAATACATTTAAAATTCTTACAAATGCCATAGTTGTAGAAATTTCTCTATCTCCACTTCCATCTAAAACAGCTTTAAATTTATCTAATGCTGGAATCTCAAGTTTTTCAGAAAATTTTGGTCTTCTTTGAGGAAGAGGACCATGTAGTTCAGCTCTTCTTTCTTTCATATACTTCATTTCAGGAGAATCTTCTGCAAATGTATAATATGGAAATTTTTCTAATTCCTCATCTGAGAAAGGAATTCTAAATCTATCTCTAAATTGTTTTAGTGAATCAGTATCAACTTTTTTAACACCGTGAGCAATATTTTTACCCTCAGCTGCTTCACCCATTCCATAACCTTTAATTGTTTTAGCTAAGATTACAGTTGGTCTATCTTTAGTTTCCATAGCTGCTTTATATGCTGCATAAACTTTTAATGGATCATGTCCACCTCTGTTTAATGCAAAGATTTCATCATCTGACATATTTTCAACTAATTTTGCAGTTTCAGGATATTTATTAAAGAAGTTTTCTCTTGTGTAAGCTCCACCTTTTTGTTTAAAGTTTTGGTATTCTCCATCAACTGTTTCTTCCATAAGTTGAAGAAGCTTTCCTGAAGTATCTTTTCTTAGTAATTCATCCCATAATCTTCCCCAGATTACTTTAACTACTCTCCATCCATTTCCTCTAAAGTTACCTTCAAGTTCTTGAATAATCTTACCATTTCCTCTTACAGGGCCATCAAGTCTTTGTAAGTTACAGTTAATAACAAATACTAAATTATCTAATCCTTCTCTTCCAGCAAGTCCAATTGCACCTAAAGATTCTGGTTCGTCACACTCACCATCACCCATATAACAATAAACTTTTTGTTCAGAACAATCTTTAATTCCTCTATCTGTTAAGTATTTTAAAAATCTTGCTTGATAAATTGCTTGAATTGGTCCAAGTCCCATTGATACTGTTGGAAATTGCCAATATTCAGGCATAAGTTTTGGGTGTGGATAAGAAGATAAACCGTCTTCTAAAGCTTCTTGTCTAAAGTTGTCCATTTGAGCTTCAGTAATTCTACCTTCAACAAAACTTCTTGCATAAATACCAGGAGCAATATGTCCTTGATAAAAAACTAAATCTCCACCATCTTTTTCATTTGGTGCTCTAAAAAAGTGGTTAAAACCTACATCATATAATGTTGCAGATGATTGAAAAGATGCGATGTGTCCACCAAGTTCTAAATTCTTTTTAGATGCTCTTTGCACCATTATAGCTGCATTCCATCTAATTGCAGATCTAATTTTCTTTTCAATATCTCTATCACCAGGCATTTTTGGTTCATCATTTACATCAATACTATTTAAGTATGCTGTAGTAGCCTTAAAAGGTAAGTAAGTTCCTTTTCTTCTAG harbors:
- the aceE gene encoding pyruvate dehydrogenase (acetyl-transferring), homodimeric type codes for the protein MSDLNLNDIDPAETQEWIEALDAVLETEGPKRAHYLLEKLIDKARRKGTYLPFKATTAYLNSIDVNDEPKMPGDRDIEKKIRSAIRWNAAIMVQRASKKNLELGGHIASFQSSATLYDVGFNHFFRAPNEKDGGDLVFYQGHIAPGIYARSFVEGRITEAQMDNFRQEALEDGLSSYPHPKLMPEYWQFPTVSMGLGPIQAIYQARFLKYLTDRGIKDCSEQKVYCYMGDGECDEPESLGAIGLAGREGLDNLVFVINCNLQRLDGPVRGNGKIIQELEGNFRGNGWRVVKVIWGRLWDELLRKDTSGKLLQLMEETVDGEYQNFKQKGGAYTRENFFNKYPETAKLVENMSDDEIFALNRGGHDPLKVYAAYKAAMETKDRPTVILAKTIKGYGMGEAAEGKNIAHGVKKVDTDSLKQFRDRFRIPFSDEELEKFPYYTFAEDSPEMKYMKERRAELHGPLPQRRPKFSEKLEIPALDKFKAVLDGSGDREISTTMAFVRILNVLVKDKKIGKRIVPIVPDEARTFGMEGMFRQLGIYSSEGQRYIPQDRDQVAYYKEDKKGQVLQEGINELGAMGSWIAAATSYSINDCPMIPFYIFYSMFGFQRTGDITWAAGDQMARGFLVGGTSGRTTLNGEGLQHEDGHSHIIANTVPNCVTYDPTFGYELAVIVQKGIERMYGENQENIFYYLTTLNENYKQPAMPEGVEEGILKGIYKLKTVEAKNDYKVKLLGSGSIFQQVLAAADILADEYGIATDIYSATSYNELTREAQDVERRNLLNVDAQDEVAYVDQVLGSDDENIIISATDYMKSYSEQIAPFVKGSFKALGTDGFGRSDSRANLRTFFEVDTNFIVFTTLAQLAKLGKIEKSVVNEAIKKYNIDVNKINPVKA